CCGGGCGCGTCCGGCTCGTCCAGCCAGTACCGCTGCCGCTGGAAGGCATAGGTGGGCAGGTCGGTACGGCGTGCGCCCAGGCCCGCGAAGAACGCCTCCCAGTCCGCGGAGACACCGCGGACGTGCAGCTCGGCGACGGCCGTGGTGAGGGAGTGTTGCTCGGGCCGGTCCCGGCGCAGCAACGGCACGACCAGGGCATCGTGTTCGTCGCCGAGGCACTGGCGGGTCATGGCGGAGAGCGTCCCGTCCGGACCGAGCTCGACGAATGTCCCGACCTTCGCCTCCCGCAGCGTGGCGACCGCATCGGTGAAGCGGACGGCTTCGCGTACGTGCCGGACCCAGTACTCGGGCCGGCCCAGGGTGTCCGCACCGGCCACTTCTCCGGTGACGTCCGAGACCACGGGGATGACGGGAGCCGCGAACGTCAGGCTCTCCACCACTTCGGCGAACTCGTCCAGCATGCCGTCCATGTGGGGCGAGTGGAACGCATGGCTGACCGTGAGCCGCTTGGTCTTGCGTCCCTCCCGCTCGAAACGCGCGGCGACGGCGGTGACGACGTCCTCGTCACCCGAGAGGACGAGTGAGCCGGGGCCGTTGAGCGCGGCGATCGAGGCCCGGTCCTCGGCGCCGGCGAGGGCGGCGAGGGCCTCCTCCTCGGTGGCCTGGACGGCGACCATCGCGCCGCCCCCGGGCAGGTTCTGCATGAGCCGCCCGCGGGCCGTGACGAGCTTGGCCGCGTCCGGGAGCGAGAGCACCCCGGCGACATGGGCGGCGGCGATCTCGCCGATGGAGTGGCCGGTGACGAAGTCGGGCCGCACACCCCAGCCTTCGAGCAGCCGGAACAGCGCCACCTCCAGGGCGAAGAGGGCCGGCTGGGTGTATTCGGTCCGGTCGAGCAGGCCGCCGGCGTCCTCGTCGGCGAAGACGACCTGGCGCAGGGGTCGGTCGAGGTGCTCGTCGAGCGCGTCGCACACCGCGTCCAGGGCGGCCGCGAACGCGGGATACGTGGCGTACAGCGCGCGTCCCATGCCGAGCCGCTGGCTGCCCTGGCCGGTGAAGAGGAACGCGGTCCTGCCGGCCGCCCGGGCCTGGCCGCGGACAGCGTGTGCGGTCGGAGCGCCGTCGGCGACCGCCTCGAGGGTGGAGACCAGACTGTCGCGGTCGCCCGCGGTGAGAACGGCGCGGTGTTCCATCGCGGCGCGTGAGGTGGCCAGGGAGTAGGCGATGTCGAGGGGATCCTCCCCGCCCAGGGCCGCCAGTAACTTCCCGGCCTGGGCGCGCAGCGCCTCGGCGCTCCGTCCGGACAGCAGCCAGGGGAGGACGAAGCCCTCGGGCAGCTCCGGTCGCGCAGCGGCCTCGGGCGCCGCCGCGCCGGCCGTGTCGGCGGGGGCGGGCTCCTCGAGGATGACGTGGGCGTTGGTGCCGCTGATGCCGAAGCTGGAGATGCCCGCCCGGCGCACCCGGTCGGAGGCGGGCCACTCGACCGGCTCGGTGAGCAGCCGGACGTCGCCGGCGGACCAGTCCACGTGCGGGCTCGGCGCGTCCACGTGCAGGGTCCTGGGCAGCCGGCCGTGCTCCATGGCCTTGATCATCTTTATGATGCCGCCGATTCCCGCGGCTGACTGGGTGTGACCCACGTTGGACTTCAGCGAACCGAGCCACAGCGGTCGCCCGTCGCGCCCCTGGCCGTAGGTGGCCAGCACTGCGTTGGCCTCGATGGGGTCGCCGAGCTTGGTGCCGGTGCCGTGTCCCTCGACCGCGTCCACGTCGCTCGCCTTGAGTCCGGCGGCGGCCAGCGCCTCCCGGATCAGCTTCTCCTGCGACGGGCCGTGCGGGGCGGTCAGTCCGTTGCTCGCGCCGTCCTGGTTGACGGCCGAGCCGCGGATCACGGCCAGGACGCGGTGCCCGCGGCGGCGGGCGTCGGACAGCCGCTCCACGATCAGGGAGCCCACACCCTCGGCCCAGGAGGTGCCGTTGGCGGCGGCGGCGTAGGACTTGGCCCTCCCGTCGGGCGCCAGGCCGCGCTGCCGGCTGAACTCCGTGAAGGAGAAGGGCGTGGCCATCAGCATCACACCGCTCACGACCGCCAGGCCGCACTCGCCCCTCCGCAGCGACTGGCCCGCCATGTGCAGGGCCACCAGGGAGGAGGAGCACGCCGTGTTGACGGTCACGGCGGGGCCGTCGAAGCCGAAGGAGTACGAGATGCGGCCCGAGGCGACGCTTCCCGCGCTGCCGACGCCGAGGTAGCCGTCGAAGCCCTCGACCGGCGTCTTGAGGAAGCGGAGGCCGTATTCGTCGAACATGATGCCGACGAAGACGCCGGTGTCGCTGCCGCGCAGGGTGTCCGGGACGAGCCCGGCGTTCTCGAACGCCTCCCACGTGGTCTCCAGCAGCAGACGCTGCTGGGGGTCGACGGTGACGGCCTCGCGCGGGGAGATGCCGAAGAAGCCGGCGTCGAAGTCGGCGGCGTCGTGCAGGAAGCCGCCCTCGCGGACATAGCTCTTGCCGATGCTCTCCGGGTCCGCGTCGTACAGGTTCTCCAGGTCCCAGCCCCGGTCGGTCGGGAACCCGGTGATCGCGTCGCGGCCCTCGTCCACCAGCCGCCACAGCTCGTCGGGCGTGGTCACACCGCCGGGGAACCGGCAGCTCATGCCGACGATCGCCAGGGGCTCGGTGTCCCGTTCCGTCACCTGCCGCAGGCGGGCCTCTACGCGGTCGAGTTCGGCGGTCGTGCGCTTGAGGTACTGCAACAGCTGCGCTTCGGTGGACATGTTCTCGTCGGACATGATCTGGTCGGGCATCCTCAGCTTCTCTTCGCTAGGCGCGGTCGGGTCCGGGAGTCGTGGGCGCGAGGGCCGTGGCGGGATCACCCGGTGTCGTCCCGGTGCGGGAGTCTGGTGTCCAGGTAGGCGAGCAGTTCCTCGGCGGACGCCGCTTCGACGGGCTTGCCGGCGGAAGCCCCCTCCGGTGCGGGCGTGAGCCGGTCCAGCAGGGCGCCCAGCCGTGTGACGAGTTCGGTGCGGAGGCTCTCGCCGGCGTCGTCACCGCTGAGTCCGGCGGCGGCCTCCTCCAGCCGGTCCAGGGCCGCCGTCAGGGACACGGACGCGCCTTCGGCGGTCGTGGTGAGCCGGGTCCACAGATGGTCGGCGAGCGCCCGCGGAGTCGGCTGGTCGAAGACCGTCGTCGGGGTCAGCGGGAGGCCGGTCAGCTCGCTGAGCAGCTCGCCCAGGACCACGGCGGCCAGGGAGTTGACGCCGAGGGCCAGGAAGCTCTCTTCGCCGGACGCGGTGCGCAGCTCCGCGCTCTCCGTCGCGTCGGCCGCGGCGTCGAGCACCTGCTGGAGGAGCAGTTTGCGGCCGGCGTCCTTCGGGAGCTCCGCCAGCCGCTCGCGCAGTTCCTCCGCCGGGCCGGCCCCCTGCGACGCCGTGGCGGTGTCGCCGAGGACGCCGAGCTGGGCGTAGAGGTCGAGCTGGTCGTCCGAGAGCCAGTACTCGGCGATCCGGCCGTCCTCGAAGCGCAGGATGTCCACGCCGCGGAAGGTGACGCGGGTGCCGGCGGGGGCGGTGGCGGCGGCGGGGCGGCCACCTTGCCAAGTGCCCTCGAACACCCATCGGCCGATGGCGTAGTCGCCGACGATGAACGGGCCCAGTTCTCCGGTGATCCGGGCGTCGTCGTCGAAGGAGGAACGGAAGGCAGCGATCCACGAGGCGACGGACGGGCCGTCGCTGAGGGTCCCGGGGTCCGGCATGCCGTATCGGGGGAGGTTGACCCGCATGGTGCGCGACAGGATGGTGTCGGCGATGGCGAAGTCGCCGTTCCACAGCCGGGACCAGGCGTCCCACAGTTCCCGGTGCGTCAGGGTGGTGGTCGGCGCGGTCATCGGGCGGCCTCCGTGCTCTCCTGGCGAGCGCCGTCGGGGCCGGCCGGGTGCGTCCCGGCGCCCGGGGCACCTTCGGACAGGATCCGCAGGGACTCCTCCGAAAGGCTCCAGCCGGTCACCTTCTCGGTGCGGGCGACGATCTCGGGCGCCATGTAGTCCTCCACTGTCATCAGGCGGGAGCCGAAGAGGTGGAAGTGCTTCGCCAGGTGCGCGTCGCGTGCCGCGCCCTCGAACATGAACGCCTCGATCTCGTTGAAGGGGCGCGCCAGGGCGTAGTCGGCGATGAGGTGCTGATGGGCTCCGGTCTCCGTGGCGTGCCGTTTCGCGTAGTCGGCGAGCGCGCCGTCGAGCGGGTCGTCACCGGTGAGCGCGGGGGCGGTGGTCTCGACCAGCCAAGAAGCCGACTGCATGGCCCAGGCGCAGCCCACGGCGGAGAGAGGATCACTGGTGAGGGCGGCGTCGCCGATCAGGGCGAATCCTGGACCGGACGGTTGACGCGCGATCAGCGGGTAGTTCACGGTGCCGATGACCTTGGAGATCCGCTCGGCCTTGTCGATGTCGGGGCCCTCCGGCAGTGAGCGGACGAAGTCGAGGTAAGCGCCCTCGACGTCCTCGCGGAAGTCGCCGATCCGCGTCTTGGACAGCACGGCGGCGACGACGGTCACCCCGTCCTCGTTGGGCATCACGTAGGCGTTGTCGGGGTCGAGGTAGTACACCCGCGCGGAGGTGCGGCCCTCGGGGTGGCGGAGCCCGCGGAAGTACGCGAAGTAGCTGAAGCGATTGTTCTCCACAGTCTCGGACGGGGCG
This region of Streptomyces caelestis genomic DNA includes:
- a CDS encoding ester cyclase, with the translated sequence MTAPTTTLTHRELWDAWSRLWNGDFAIADTILSRTMRVNLPRYGMPDPGTLSDGPSVASWIAAFRSSFDDDARITGELGPFIVGDYAIGRWVFEGTWQGGRPAAATAPAGTRVTFRGVDILRFEDGRIAEYWLSDDQLDLYAQLGVLGDTATASQGAGPAEELRERLAELPKDAGRKLLLQQVLDAAADATESAELRTASGEESFLALGVNSLAAVVLGELLSELTGLPLTPTTVFDQPTPRALADHLWTRLTTTAEGASVSLTAALDRLEEAAAGLSGDDAGESLRTELVTRLGALLDRLTPAPEGASAGKPVEAASAEELLAYLDTRLPHRDDTG
- a CDS encoding NAD(P)/FAD-dependent oxidoreductase — protein: MPENQTQNYDVVINGASVAGCTAAILYARQGAKVALLERRSSMSAHKVLCTHYIQASAWPVMAELGLADALDGIGAIRNSADYWTKWGWIRPETETGPGVLPHGYSVRRQSLDPLLRRMAAGTEGVDLRLGHTVNELLMENGRTTGVAGTSADGPFALRAPLVVGADGKDSTVARLVGAPSETVENNRFSYFAYFRGLRHPEGRTSARVYYLDPDNAYVMPNEDGVTVVAAVLSKTRIGDFREDVEGAYLDFVRSLPEGPDIDKAERISKVIGTVNYPLIARQPSGPGFALIGDAALTSDPLSAVGCAWAMQSASWLVETTAPALTGDDPLDGALADYAKRHATETGAHQHLIADYALARPFNEIEAFMFEGAARDAHLAKHFHLFGSRLMTVEDYMAPEIVARTEKVTGWSLSEESLRILSEGAPGAGTHPAGPDGARQESTEAAR